The following coding sequences are from one Cervus canadensis isolate Bull #8, Minnesota chromosome 4, ASM1932006v1, whole genome shotgun sequence window:
- the PCDHB1 gene encoding protocadherin beta-1 isoform X2: protein MATACRKLLQSRQVGTLLIFLCLSVGGAATIRYSVAEEMESGSFVANVAKDLGLEVGKLAARGARLVSEGNKLHFRLHRKTGDLFVKEKLDRESLCGKADPCVLHFEVVLVEPLQSFRVEVRVFDINDNAPVFLNKEPLLRIPESTPLGSRFPLQSAQDLDVGLNGLQNYTLSTNEYFHLHTRFRSHGPKYAELVLDKPLDREEQPEVNMTITAVDGGSPPKSGTAHIRVEVLDVNDHVPQFSRLVYRAQVPENSANGSLVATVTATDLDEGSNKEITYSLAQNPEVILQTFQIHSETGEVRLRGPLDFEAIETYDIDIQATDGGGLSAHSKVLVEVVDVNDNPPEVTVSSVSSPLPEDSPLQTVVALFSIRDRDIRVGGKITCFLKEDLPFAVKPTFRNSYSLVTDRGLDREEVSGYNITLVAMDTGPPTLSSETVIEVLISDINDNPPVFQEDSYILTVRENNSPAVFIGKVRAEDLDLGENAKVTYSLLPPKSGDLSVFAYISINSDNGKLYALRTMDYEAIQDFQFVVKATDGGFLSLSSQVTVRVVVLDDNDNRPMILYPLQNGTLPCNDLVPRSAETGYLVTKVVAVDGDSGQNSWLSYHLFKATDLGLFSVQQQNGEIRTLRQVSERDPMMQKLVILVQDHGQPALSTTASLNILLVDGFSEPYLQFRDTFKHPARVNPSTKYLVISLAVLSFLFLLSVTVIFIIHICQKIKHREKFTIQEHFYDDCNFSNNLVQGGASGPISQPCPYEMCSATGTSNNCSALLERILQK from the coding sequence ATGGCGACTGCATGCAGAAAACTCCTGCAAAGCAGGCAAGTGGGAACTCTTCTCATTTTCCTGTGCTTATCTGTGGGGGGTGCGGCAACCATTCGCTATTCGGTGGCAGAGGAGATGGAGAGCGGCTCGTTTGTAGCTAATGTGGCTAAGGATCTGGGGCTGGAGGTAGGGAAGCTGGCTGCGCGTGGGGCGCGGCTTGTTTCCGAGGGCAATAAACTGCATTTCCGGCTCCACCGCAAGACAGGGGATCTGTTCGTGAAGGAGAAACTGGATCGGGAGTCACTCTGTGGCAAAGCTGACCCATGCGTTCTGCACTTTGAAGTAGTCCTGGTGGAGCCACTGCAGTCCTTTCGCGTGGAGGTCAGGGTATTTGATATCAATGACAATGCCCCGGTTTTCCTAAACAAGGAGCCTCTGTTAAGGATTCCGGAGAGCACCCCCCTGGGTTCACGCTTTCCTCTGCAGAGTGCCCAGGATCTGGACGTCGGCCTCAACGGTCTCCAAAACTACACTCTAAGCACCAATGAGTATTTCCACCTGCACACCCGCTTCCGCAGCCACGGGCCCAAGTATGCCGAGCTAGTGCTAGATAAACCCCTAGACAGAGAGGAGCAGCCGGAAGTCAACATGACAATTACAGCTGTGGACGGAGGGTCTCCACCCAAATCTGGCACCGCCCACATCCGGGTGGAGGTTCTGGACGTCAACGATCACGTGCCCCAATTCTCTCGACTGGTGTACCGCGCTCAGGTACCAGAAAATAGCGCCAACGGTTCCCTGGTGGCTACGGTGACTGCCACCGACCTGGACGAGGGCTCCAACAAGGAGATAACTTACTCGTTAGCTCAAAATCCAGAAGTAATTCTCCAGACATTTCAGATTCACTCTGAAACTGGAGAGGTTCGACTAAGAGGGCCCCTAGATTTTGAAGCGATTGAAACATACGACATTGACATTCAAGCTACCGATGGAGGAGGCCTCTCTGCCCACAGCAAAGTCCTGGTGGAAGTGGTGGATGTTAATGACAATCCTCCTGAAGTTACAGTCTCCTCTGTGTCCAGCCCTCTCCCTGAGGACTCTCCACTGCAGACTGTAGTGGCCCTTTTCTCTATCCGAGACCGGGACATTCGAGTGGGAGGAAAAATCACCTGCTTCCTCAAAGAAGACCTTCCCTTTGCAGTCAAACCTACATTCCGGAACTCCTACTCACTGGTCACTGACAGAGGCTTGGATCGGGAGGAGGTCTCTGGCTATAATATCACCCTTGTTGCCATGGATACTGGACCACCCACTCTGTCCTCAGAGACTGTGATAGAGGTGCTAATATCAGACATTAATGACAACCCCCCAGTATTTCAGGAAGATTCCTACATCTTGACTGTTAGAGAAAACAACAGCCCTGCAGTTTTTATTGGCAAAGTCCGTGCTGAGGATCTAGATTTGGGTGAGAATGCCAAAGTAACATATTCCCTGTTGCCTCCAAAAAGTGGAGATCTATCAGTCTTTGCTTACATCTCCATAAATTCAGACAATGGGAAACTCTATGCACTGAGAACGATGGATTATGAGGCCATTCAAGATTTTCAGTTTGTGGTAAAGGCAACTGATGGGGGCTTCCTGTCACTGAGTAGCCAGGTTACTGTCAGAGTGGTTGTCCTGGATGACAATGATAACCGTCCAATGATCTTGTACCCACTGCAAAATGGCACTTTGCCCTGCAATGACCTGGTGCCCAGGTCTGCAGAGACAGGCTACCTGGTGACCAAGGTGGTGGCAGTGGATGGTGACTCGGGTCAGAATTCTTGGCTTTCATATCATCTATTTAAAGCCACTGACCTTGGGTTATTCTCTGTTCAGCAACAAAATGGGGAAATCCGTACATTGCGGCAGGTATCTGAGAGAGACCCCATGATGCAGAAACTGGTCATTCTTGTTCAGGATCATGGCCAACCAGCTCTTTCTACTACTGCCTCACTTAACATTCTCCTGGTAGATGGCTTTTCTGAGCCCTATCTGCAGTTTCGGGATACATTTAAGCATCCTGCAAGAGTAAATCCATCCACTAAATATTTAGTCATTTCTCTGGCtgtgctttcctttctctttctcctctctgtcaCAGTGATCTTCATTATACATATCTGCCAGAAGATTAAACACAGAGAAAAGTTCACAATTCAAGAGCATTTCTATGATGACTGCAATTTCTCTAACAACCTGGTACAAGGAGGAGCCAGTGGACCCATATCACAGCCTTGTCCCTATGAGATGTGCTCAGCCACTGGCACTAGCAATA
- the PCDHB1 gene encoding protocadherin beta-1 isoform X1: MATACRKLLQSRQVGTLLIFLCLSVGGAATIRYSVAEEMESGSFVANVAKDLGLEVGKLAARGARLVSEGNKLHFRLHRKTGDLFVKEKLDRESLCGKADPCVLHFEVVLVEPLQSFRVEVRVFDINDNAPVFLNKEPLLRIPESTPLGSRFPLQSAQDLDVGLNGLQNYTLSTNEYFHLHTRFRSHGPKYAELVLDKPLDREEQPEVNMTITAVDGGSPPKSGTAHIRVEVLDVNDHVPQFSRLVYRAQVPENSANGSLVATVTATDLDEGSNKEITYSLAQNPEVILQTFQIHSETGEVRLRGPLDFEAIETYDIDIQATDGGGLSAHSKVLVEVVDVNDNPPEVTVSSVSSPLPEDSPLQTVVALFSIRDRDIRVGGKITCFLKEDLPFAVKPTFRNSYSLVTDRGLDREEVSGYNITLVAMDTGPPTLSSETVIEVLISDINDNPPVFQEDSYILTVRENNSPAVFIGKVRAEDLDLGENAKVTYSLLPPKSGDLSVFAYISINSDNGKLYALRTMDYEAIQDFQFVVKATDGGFLSLSSQVTVRVVVLDDNDNRPMILYPLQNGTLPCNDLVPRSAETGYLVTKVVAVDGDSGQNSWLSYHLFKATDLGLFSVQQQNGEIRTLRQVSERDPMMQKLVILVQDHGQPALSTTASLNILLVDGFSEPYLQFRDTFKHPARVNPSTKYLVISLAVLSFLFLLSVTVIFIIHICQKIKHREKFTIQEHFYDDCNFSNNLVQGGASGPISQPCPYEMCSATGTSNSEFRFLKRFMPNFPFPHGTGDAKTEAGSRLPPDSDRNRSRGSEGHAQVSDDYM; the protein is encoded by the coding sequence ATGGCGACTGCATGCAGAAAACTCCTGCAAAGCAGGCAAGTGGGAACTCTTCTCATTTTCCTGTGCTTATCTGTGGGGGGTGCGGCAACCATTCGCTATTCGGTGGCAGAGGAGATGGAGAGCGGCTCGTTTGTAGCTAATGTGGCTAAGGATCTGGGGCTGGAGGTAGGGAAGCTGGCTGCGCGTGGGGCGCGGCTTGTTTCCGAGGGCAATAAACTGCATTTCCGGCTCCACCGCAAGACAGGGGATCTGTTCGTGAAGGAGAAACTGGATCGGGAGTCACTCTGTGGCAAAGCTGACCCATGCGTTCTGCACTTTGAAGTAGTCCTGGTGGAGCCACTGCAGTCCTTTCGCGTGGAGGTCAGGGTATTTGATATCAATGACAATGCCCCGGTTTTCCTAAACAAGGAGCCTCTGTTAAGGATTCCGGAGAGCACCCCCCTGGGTTCACGCTTTCCTCTGCAGAGTGCCCAGGATCTGGACGTCGGCCTCAACGGTCTCCAAAACTACACTCTAAGCACCAATGAGTATTTCCACCTGCACACCCGCTTCCGCAGCCACGGGCCCAAGTATGCCGAGCTAGTGCTAGATAAACCCCTAGACAGAGAGGAGCAGCCGGAAGTCAACATGACAATTACAGCTGTGGACGGAGGGTCTCCACCCAAATCTGGCACCGCCCACATCCGGGTGGAGGTTCTGGACGTCAACGATCACGTGCCCCAATTCTCTCGACTGGTGTACCGCGCTCAGGTACCAGAAAATAGCGCCAACGGTTCCCTGGTGGCTACGGTGACTGCCACCGACCTGGACGAGGGCTCCAACAAGGAGATAACTTACTCGTTAGCTCAAAATCCAGAAGTAATTCTCCAGACATTTCAGATTCACTCTGAAACTGGAGAGGTTCGACTAAGAGGGCCCCTAGATTTTGAAGCGATTGAAACATACGACATTGACATTCAAGCTACCGATGGAGGAGGCCTCTCTGCCCACAGCAAAGTCCTGGTGGAAGTGGTGGATGTTAATGACAATCCTCCTGAAGTTACAGTCTCCTCTGTGTCCAGCCCTCTCCCTGAGGACTCTCCACTGCAGACTGTAGTGGCCCTTTTCTCTATCCGAGACCGGGACATTCGAGTGGGAGGAAAAATCACCTGCTTCCTCAAAGAAGACCTTCCCTTTGCAGTCAAACCTACATTCCGGAACTCCTACTCACTGGTCACTGACAGAGGCTTGGATCGGGAGGAGGTCTCTGGCTATAATATCACCCTTGTTGCCATGGATACTGGACCACCCACTCTGTCCTCAGAGACTGTGATAGAGGTGCTAATATCAGACATTAATGACAACCCCCCAGTATTTCAGGAAGATTCCTACATCTTGACTGTTAGAGAAAACAACAGCCCTGCAGTTTTTATTGGCAAAGTCCGTGCTGAGGATCTAGATTTGGGTGAGAATGCCAAAGTAACATATTCCCTGTTGCCTCCAAAAAGTGGAGATCTATCAGTCTTTGCTTACATCTCCATAAATTCAGACAATGGGAAACTCTATGCACTGAGAACGATGGATTATGAGGCCATTCAAGATTTTCAGTTTGTGGTAAAGGCAACTGATGGGGGCTTCCTGTCACTGAGTAGCCAGGTTACTGTCAGAGTGGTTGTCCTGGATGACAATGATAACCGTCCAATGATCTTGTACCCACTGCAAAATGGCACTTTGCCCTGCAATGACCTGGTGCCCAGGTCTGCAGAGACAGGCTACCTGGTGACCAAGGTGGTGGCAGTGGATGGTGACTCGGGTCAGAATTCTTGGCTTTCATATCATCTATTTAAAGCCACTGACCTTGGGTTATTCTCTGTTCAGCAACAAAATGGGGAAATCCGTACATTGCGGCAGGTATCTGAGAGAGACCCCATGATGCAGAAACTGGTCATTCTTGTTCAGGATCATGGCCAACCAGCTCTTTCTACTACTGCCTCACTTAACATTCTCCTGGTAGATGGCTTTTCTGAGCCCTATCTGCAGTTTCGGGATACATTTAAGCATCCTGCAAGAGTAAATCCATCCACTAAATATTTAGTCATTTCTCTGGCtgtgctttcctttctctttctcctctctgtcaCAGTGATCTTCATTATACATATCTGCCAGAAGATTAAACACAGAGAAAAGTTCACAATTCAAGAGCATTTCTATGATGACTGCAATTTCTCTAACAACCTGGTACAAGGAGGAGCCAGTGGACCCATATCACAGCCTTGTCCCTATGAGATGTGCTCAGCCACTGGCACTAGCAATAGTGAGTTCCGGTTTCTTAAGCGCTTTATGCCCAACTTCCCTTTCCCCCATGGAACTGGAGACGCAAAAACAGAGGCTGGCTCCAGATTACCACCAGATTCTGATAGGAACAGGTCTCGGGGGTCAGAGGGCCATGCCCAAGTATCTGATGACTATATGTAA